A stretch of Pseudoprevotella muciniphila DNA encodes these proteins:
- the purN gene encoding phosphoribosylglycinamide formyltransferase, whose protein sequence is MTNLAIFVSGSGTNCENIIKYFQDDSEVNINIVISNRADAFALVRAERLNVKTAVVTRSEWNDAEKILSLIEGADYIILAGFLLMVPPYLTAAYPNRIINIHPALLPKYGGKGMYGMHVHEAVKAAGEQETGITIHYVNNVCDGGEIIFQAKTTISPKDTPDDIAAKVHVLEMEHFPKVIDSIIKASK, encoded by the coding sequence ATGACAAATCTTGCCATCTTCGTTTCTGGCAGTGGAACAAACTGCGAAAACATCATCAAGTATTTTCAAGATGATTCAGAAGTAAATATCAATATCGTCATCAGCAATCGCGCTGATGCCTTTGCTCTTGTGCGTGCTGAACGTCTGAATGTGAAAACAGCAGTTGTTACGCGCAGCGAATGGAATGACGCTGAGAAAATTCTTAGCCTCATCGAAGGTGCGGACTATATCATCCTCGCAGGTTTTCTCCTTATGGTACCCCCCTACCTCACCGCTGCCTACCCCAATCGCATCATCAACATCCATCCAGCCCTACTACCAAAATATGGTGGCAAAGGCATGTACGGTATGCATGTGCACGAAGCAGTCAAGGCCGCAGGCGAACAAGAAACAGGCATTACCATCCATTATGTGAACAATGTTTGCGATGGTGGAGAAATCATCTTTCAAGCAAAGACAACGATCAGTCCTAAAGACACACCCGATGACATTGCAGCGAAAGTACACGTCTTAGAAATGGAGCATTTCCCCAAAGTCATAGACAGCATCATCAAAGCGTCAAAATAA
- a CDS encoding septal ring lytic transglycosylase RlpA family protein, translating into MQLKKVLVIVTCAFTFLGLGATAQTLHGKASYYGDQFQGRRTSSGTRFHQDSLTCAHKTLPFGTILRVRNTNNNNKEVVVKVTDRGPYAKGRIVDLSKRAAKQIGMLSAGVTNVEVEVLSRGNNKRTRE; encoded by the coding sequence ATGCAATTAAAGAAAGTATTAGTAATCGTTACGTGTGCATTCACATTTTTAGGACTCGGAGCAACGGCTCAGACACTTCACGGAAAGGCTTCTTATTATGGTGATCAATTTCAAGGACGCCGCACAAGCAGTGGCACACGCTTTCATCAAGACAGCCTAACTTGCGCTCACAAGACACTCCCATTTGGTACTATATTGCGCGTACGCAATACCAACAACAACAACAAAGAAGTTGTGGTAAAGGTAACCGACAGAGGTCCATACGCAAAAGGTCGCATCGTTGACCTCTCAAAGCGTGCTGCAAAGCAAATCGGTATGCTCTCTGCAGGTGTTACAAACGTGGAAGTTGAAGTTCTCAGCAGAGGAAATAACAAGAGAACAAGAGAATAA
- a CDS encoding GNAT family N-acetyltransferase — MSENRIEINLSPLRQDDYEQFILDNQWAFRYGAQVEFGMRDERTEEGEEVISRKTIEQSIDGDGAEAYRIDLDGKHVGGLVLRLNPEEAKGELELLFVSPEAHSKGIGQAAWFAVEAMHPEIEVWETITPYFEKRNIHFYVNKCGFQIVEFWNKYHHGPTVPEEESDNWSVNDEMFLFRKIIRAEDNK; from the coding sequence ATGAGTGAAAATAGAATAGAAATAAATCTTTCTCCCTTACGCCAGGATGATTATGAGCAGTTCATTCTTGACAACCAATGGGCTTTCAGGTATGGTGCACAGGTTGAGTTCGGTATGCGTGATGAACGGACAGAGGAAGGCGAGGAGGTTATTTCCCGAAAGACAATTGAGCAAAGCATTGATGGCGACGGTGCAGAGGCATACCGCATTGACTTGGACGGTAAACATGTAGGCGGGCTTGTGCTGAGACTAAATCCCGAAGAAGCCAAAGGCGAACTGGAGTTGCTTTTCGTTTCCCCCGAAGCACACAGCAAAGGAATTGGTCAGGCCGCATGGTTTGCCGTTGAAGCAATGCACCCTGAAATAGAAGTATGGGAAACCATTACGCCCTATTTCGAGAAACGAAATATTCATTTCTATGTCAACAAATGCGGTTTCCAGATTGTGGAGTTCTGGAACAAGTATCATCATGGCCCAACTGTTCCCGAAGAAGAATCAGATAATTGGAGCGTAAACGATGAGATGTTTTTGTTCAGGAAAATAATTCGAGCAGAAGATAATAAGTAA
- a CDS encoding C-GCAxxG-C-C family protein has protein sequence MNTRKHIAAEKKRCGSHNCAQAILHTYADIAGIDEELAMNIANSFGAGMGNMEGTCGALVGAGMVLGMVNKDKAKSMKQMREMMTKFQERNGATRCKLLKGVGTKVVLRGCPDCVADAAEFLEEYIPSSME, from the coding sequence ATGAATACAAGGAAACATATAGCTGCCGAGAAAAAGAGGTGCGGAAGTCACAACTGCGCCCAGGCCATCCTTCACACATACGCTGATATAGCAGGAATTGATGAAGAACTGGCCATGAACATTGCCAACTCCTTCGGTGCAGGAATGGGCAATATGGAAGGAACCTGTGGAGCACTTGTGGGTGCCGGTATGGTTCTTGGCATGGTCAACAAGGACAAAGCCAAATCCATGAAGCAGATGCGAGAGATGATGACCAAGTTCCAGGAGAGGAACGGAGCCACTCGATGTAAATTGCTAAAGGGCGTGGGTACAAAGGTGGTACTCAGAGGATGCCCTGACTGTGTAGCCGATGCAGCAGAGTTTCTGGAAGAGTATATCCCTTCATCAATGGAATAA
- a CDS encoding NifB/NifX family molybdenum-iron cluster-binding protein, with amino-acid sequence MAKKIAIPTREGMIDDHFGHCAYYTVFTLDEQNQVIYQERLDSPEGCGCKSNIASVMQEMGITLMLAGNMGMGAYNKLSAHGISVIRGCHGTVEDVLQAYLDGKLNDSQESCDHHDCNNHEEKPVYVIPSFKK; translated from the coding sequence ATGGCGAAGAAAATAGCAATTCCAACACGTGAAGGTATGATTGATGACCACTTCGGTCACTGTGCCTATTATACAGTTTTTACGCTCGATGAACAGAATCAGGTTATTTACCAGGAACGTCTGGACTCGCCTGAGGGGTGTGGTTGCAAGTCGAATATTGCTTCTGTCATGCAGGAGATGGGAATAACCCTGATGCTGGCTGGCAATATGGGCATGGGGGCCTACAACAAGCTTTCTGCTCATGGTATCTCAGTCATCAGGGGATGTCACGGAACGGTAGAAGATGTACTCCAGGCTTATTTGGATGGAAAACTGAATGACTCTCAGGAATCGTGTGACCACCATGACTGCAACAACCACGAAGAGAAGCCAGTGTATGTTATACCGTCATTCAAAAAGTAA
- a CDS encoding phosphorylase family protein — protein MINLFDFYGRRGDFADICLIIFTKEIHRHLLDSYESEIIATMSACNGDTHIYKTTYKGVTITFYLSGIGSAVASSQCHLVSWLTGASKFIMFGSCGSLDRTTTQGRFIIPTQSYRGDGCS, from the coding sequence ATGATCAATCTGTTTGATTTCTACGGCAGACGTGGAGATTTTGCAGATATATGCCTGATAATATTCACGAAGGAAATTCATCGGCATTTACTTGATTCCTACGAATCTGAAATTATTGCAACTATGTCGGCTTGCAATGGCGACACGCATATCTATAAAACAACTTATAAAGGAGTTACGATAACTTTCTACCTGTCAGGAATAGGTTCAGCAGTAGCATCCTCTCAATGTCATCTTGTAAGCTGGCTAACTGGAGCATCAAAGTTCATTATGTTCGGTTCCTGTGGCAGTCTTGACCGTACAACCACACAAGGTAGATTTATCATACCGACACAAAGTTACAGAGGGGACGGGTGTTCATAA
- a CDS encoding nucleotidyltransferase domain-containing protein codes for MVTCFDVCEILEMLSEASVKVFLDGGWGVDALIGRETRIHNDIDLFVEKKDYCITISVITGKGYREVIMDYTTDSHTVWKDDNGRIIDLHCFEYVEDGILYDGYTFPSETFSGKGKIGNIEVFCINPEAQVQFHLGYEYDENDVHDVLLLCRTFNLEIPEQYKTHI; via the coding sequence ATGGTAACTTGTTTTGATGTATGTGAGATTCTTGAAATGCTGTCTGAAGCATCTGTAAAGGTATTTTTGGACGGCGGTTGGGGTGTCGATGCACTTATAGGCAGAGAAACAAGAATACATAACGACATCGATCTGTTCGTAGAGAAGAAAGACTACTGTATAACCATATCCGTGATTACAGGGAAGGGATACAGAGAAGTTATAATGGACTATACGACCGACAGCCATACTGTCTGGAAAGATGACAACGGAAGAATAATCGATCTGCATTGTTTCGAATATGTCGAAGATGGAATTCTATATGACGGATACACTTTCCCAAGCGAAACTTTCTCAGGTAAAGGAAAAATCGGGAATATTGAGGTGTTCTGCATAAACCCGGAGGCACAGGTACAGTTCCATCTTGGATATGAATACGATGAAAATGATGTCCACGATGTTCTGTTGTTATGCAGAACTTTCAATCTTGAGATACCGGAGCAATATAAAACTCACATCTGA
- a CDS encoding Vat family streptogramin A O-acetyltransferase, which translates to MEINNRPNPNEAFPNPKIPSLCFIKNVVKNPRIIIGDYTYYDDVDGADQFEKHVTHFYDFIGDRLIIGKFCAIAKGVEFVMNGANHRMDGVTTYPFYVIGGDWGSAIAPVKDELPLKGDTVVGNDVWIGQHVTIMPGVHIGDGAIIGANSVVASDIPPYAVAVGNPCRVVRMRFDDEFIAFLLQLKWWDWDIEKIERNFKALSSGDLSLIRNL; encoded by the coding sequence ATGGAAATCAATAATAGACCCAACCCCAATGAGGCTTTTCCGAATCCGAAGATTCCAAGCCTCTGCTTCATCAAGAACGTGGTGAAGAACCCGCGTATCATCATCGGCGACTATACTTACTACGATGATGTGGATGGTGCTGACCAGTTCGAGAAGCATGTCACTCATTTCTACGATTTCATAGGCGACCGATTGATTATTGGCAAATTCTGCGCTATTGCCAAGGGTGTGGAGTTTGTCATGAATGGAGCCAATCATAGGATGGACGGTGTGACAACCTATCCGTTTTATGTCATTGGTGGCGACTGGGGAAGTGCCATTGCTCCAGTGAAAGATGAATTGCCTCTGAAGGGTGATACCGTTGTGGGCAATGATGTCTGGATTGGCCAGCATGTTACCATCATGCCAGGCGTTCACATAGGTGACGGAGCAATTATCGGAGCCAACTCTGTTGTTGCCTCAGACATTCCTCCATACGCTGTTGCCGTGGGAAATCCCTGCCGAGTGGTCAGGATGCGTTTTGATGACGAATTCATCGCCTTTCTGCTGCAACTGAAATGGTGGGATTGGGACATTGAGAAAATTGAGCGCAATTTCAAAGCTTTGTCAAGTGGTGATTTATCATTGATCAGAAACCTATAA